A single region of the Jatrophihabitans sp. GAS493 genome encodes:
- a CDS encoding sugar phosphate nucleotidyltransferase, whose product MKVVLFCGGYGMRMRDGTSSAPKPMVMVGSRPLIWHVMRYYAHFGHTEFILCLGYGAHHIKEYFLNYQETYSNDFVMTDGGRSVELLSTDISDWTISFVDTGLKSPIGERLRRVRHLLGDDEVFMANYADVLTDAPLNEMVANLERSDAVASMIAVPPQSAFHCLQIDESSHVTDVRSVSTLDLWENGGYFVLRTGIFDYLFEGADLVQDGCGSAAKDGRLLAYPYRGFWHPADTVKERAALEEAYENGYRPWMVWLDDEASSDILARASHDLDAR is encoded by the coding sequence ATGAAGGTTGTGCTTTTCTGCGGTGGCTATGGCATGCGCATGCGCGACGGCACCAGCAGTGCCCCCAAGCCGATGGTGATGGTCGGATCGCGCCCCCTGATCTGGCATGTGATGCGCTACTACGCCCACTTCGGGCACACCGAGTTCATCCTCTGCCTCGGTTACGGCGCGCACCACATCAAGGAGTACTTCCTCAATTATCAGGAGACTTACTCCAACGACTTCGTGATGACCGACGGGGGACGAAGCGTCGAGCTACTCTCCACCGACATCAGCGACTGGACGATCAGCTTCGTCGACACCGGACTGAAGTCCCCGATCGGCGAGCGGCTGCGCCGCGTGCGTCACCTGCTCGGCGACGACGAGGTCTTCATGGCCAACTACGCCGACGTCCTCACCGATGCCCCGCTGAATGAGATGGTGGCCAACCTGGAGCGCAGTGACGCGGTGGCGAGCATGATCGCCGTCCCGCCGCAGTCGGCCTTCCACTGCCTGCAGATCGATGAGAGCTCGCACGTCACCGATGTCCGTTCGGTCTCCACTCTCGACCTCTGGGAGAACGGCGGCTACTTCGTGCTGCGCACCGGCATCTTCGACTACCTCTTCGAGGGGGCGGACCTGGTACAGGACGGCTGCGGATCAGCGGCAAAAGACGGGCGATTGCTCGCCTACCCCTACCGCGGATTCTGGCACCCGGCCGACACCGTGAAGGAGCGCGCCGCCCTGGAGGAGGCGTATGAGAACGGGTACCGGCCCTGGATGGTCTGGCTCGACGACGAAGCCTCCTCCGACATCCTGGCCCGCGCCTCCCACGATCTCGACGCCCGCTAG
- a CDS encoding flippase, with product MSRVNRIVGAVGVQLLGRLLGTVASIFTVAVTTRYLSVDDYGLLTAATVYIALWASFTELGIGGVIVRKVTGEEGDLATLVRVNLGLSLVYCLPLLAVCTALGWAIYHGQDPLPLLIVIVGAGLVLTTISSCLHPVFLASVRFRAVASADAICRVASLLATLLVVHLHGGLLWIGVVQVVPPLVQLLIFLGAARRQIPLTPIFARRAAVDLLRESLPITAVGIIGVLYWRIDGLILSLLSTHAEIAAYGLAYTIAFNLSVLSAFFLASSLSTMTEQYAQDVPAFAAFVSRSTELLVFLAAPIVVFGALVAARVIALLAAPEFVEISTDPLRILLVAVALTFFTGLLGQALFAAHDQRFLLRLNVVNLGVNVLLNLVLIPAHGAVGAGIALVASELSGVLVAGWRLRSLTGYRFSWLFLARLVPAVVCGVGAWWLTTGLNVLLAILLISTAYFGANLLFGPVRAATIRSLLRRTPAPAVEPTVPSQPAT from the coding sequence TTGAGCCGCGTCAACCGCATCGTCGGTGCCGTCGGCGTGCAGCTACTCGGACGGCTACTGGGCACCGTGGCCTCGATCTTCACCGTCGCCGTCACCACTCGCTACCTGAGCGTGGACGACTACGGTCTGCTCACCGCGGCCACCGTGTACATCGCGCTCTGGGCCAGTTTCACCGAACTCGGAATCGGTGGCGTCATCGTGCGGAAGGTGACCGGTGAGGAGGGCGATCTAGCCACCCTGGTGCGGGTCAACCTCGGGCTCAGCCTGGTCTACTGCCTGCCGTTGCTCGCGGTCTGCACGGCGCTCGGATGGGCGATCTACCACGGTCAGGATCCGCTGCCGCTGCTCATCGTCATCGTCGGCGCCGGGTTGGTGCTCACCACGATCTCCTCCTGCCTGCACCCCGTCTTTCTCGCCTCGGTCCGGTTCCGCGCGGTCGCCTCAGCCGATGCGATCTGCCGGGTCGCCTCGCTGCTGGCCACGCTGCTGGTGGTGCACCTGCACGGCGGCCTGCTCTGGATCGGTGTGGTGCAGGTGGTGCCGCCACTCGTGCAGTTGCTGATCTTCCTCGGCGCGGCCCGCCGGCAGATCCCACTCACGCCGATCTTCGCCCGCCGGGCGGCCGTCGACCTGCTGCGCGAGAGCCTGCCGATCACCGCCGTCGGCATCATCGGGGTCCTCTACTGGCGCATCGACGGGCTCATCCTGTCGCTGCTGAGCACCCACGCCGAGATCGCCGCGTACGGCCTCGCCTACACCATCGCCTTCAACCTGTCGGTGCTGTCGGCGTTCTTCCTCGCCTCGTCGCTCTCGACGATGACCGAGCAGTACGCACAGGACGTCCCGGCGTTTGCCGCCTTCGTCTCGCGCAGCACCGAGCTGCTGGTCTTCCTGGCGGCGCCGATCGTCGTCTTCGGGGCGCTCGTCGCGGCCCGGGTCATCGCCCTGCTGGCCGCCCCGGAGTTCGTGGAGATCTCCACCGATCCACTGCGGATCCTCCTCGTCGCGGTCGCGCTGACCTTCTTCACCGGGCTGCTCGGGCAGGCGCTCTTCGCCGCGCACGACCAGCGCTTCCTGCTCCGTCTGAATGTGGTGAACCTCGGCGTGAACGTGCTGCTTAATCTGGTTCTCATCCCGGCCCATGGAGCCGTCGGGGCCGGTATCGCCTTGGTGGCCAGTGAGCTCTCCGGCGTGCTGGTCGCCGGCTGGCGGTTGCGCAGCCTCACCGGGTACCGCTTCAGCTGGCTCTTCCTGGCCCGGCTGGTGCCGGCCGTCGTCTGCGGGGTGGGGGCCTGGTGGCTGACCACCGGGCTGAACGTGCTGCTGGCGATCCTGCTTATCTCGACGGCCTACTTCGGTGCGAATCTCCTCTTCGGCCCGGTTCGGGCCGCCACCATTCGCTCGCTGCTGCGGCGTACCCCGGCCCCGGCCGTCGAGCCGACCGTACCCAGTCAGCCGGCCACGTGA
- a CDS encoding NAD(P)-dependent oxidoreductase yields the protein MRVLVTGSEGYLGTIMTQVLTGAGHDVVGFDSGLFEPCVLGPHPTDPPTLHGDLRDVTSEQLLDFEAVVHLGALSNDPLGNLAPELTYDINHHASVRLARAARDAGVRRFLYASTCSVYGTSGGDALVGEEAPLSPVTPYAVSKVRVEDDLHELADDSFEPVYLRNATAFGFSPRLRGDIVLNDLVASAYLTGTVLVLSDGTPWRPLVHARDIASAFLACLTAPRAAVHDTAFNVGSDAANLRVSDIAEIVAATVAGSSVRITGEAGNDPRSYRVDFSRINKLVPQFEAQWTVAAGAQELYDAYTRYQLTEAVYRASFKRLPWLAKLQSDQKLDDQMRWIRR from the coding sequence GTGCGGGTTCTGGTCACCGGTAGCGAGGGGTATCTCGGCACCATCATGACGCAGGTGCTGACGGGCGCCGGTCACGATGTGGTCGGCTTCGACAGCGGCCTCTTCGAGCCCTGCGTGCTGGGACCGCACCCGACCGATCCGCCGACGCTGCACGGCGACCTGCGAGACGTGACGAGTGAGCAGCTGCTGGACTTCGAGGCGGTGGTGCACCTGGGGGCACTCTCCAACGATCCGCTGGGCAACCTGGCGCCCGAGCTCACCTACGACATCAACCACCACGCCAGCGTGCGGCTGGCCCGGGCCGCCCGGGATGCCGGCGTCCGCCGATTCCTCTACGCCTCCACCTGCAGCGTCTACGGAACCTCCGGTGGGGATGCGCTGGTCGGCGAGGAGGCACCGTTGTCGCCGGTCACCCCCTACGCGGTGAGCAAGGTCCGCGTCGAGGACGATCTGCATGAGCTGGCCGATGACTCCTTCGAACCGGTCTACCTGCGCAACGCGACCGCCTTCGGCTTCTCGCCGCGGCTGCGCGGAGACATCGTGCTCAACGACCTGGTCGCGTCGGCCTACCTGACCGGCACCGTGCTGGTGCTCTCCGACGGCACCCCGTGGCGTCCGCTCGTACACGCCCGCGATATCGCCTCGGCCTTCCTCGCCTGTCTCACCGCACCCCGCGCGGCCGTCCACGACACCGCCTTCAACGTCGGCAGCGACGCGGCGAATCTTCGGGTCAGCGACATCGCCGAAATCGTCGCCGCCACCGTGGCGGGCTCCTCGGTCCGTATCACCGGCGAGGCCGGTAACGACCCGCGCTCCTATCGGGTCGATTTCTCCCGGATAAACAAGCTGGTTCCGCAGTTCGAGGCCCAGTGGACGGTGGCGGCCGGAGCGCAGGAGCTCTACGACGCGTACACCCGCTACCAGCTCACCGAAGCGGTGTACCGGGCGAGCTTCAAGCGCTTGCCGTGGCTGGCGAAGCTGCAGTCCGATCAGAAGCTGGATGACCAGATGCGCTGGATCCGCCGGTAG
- a CDS encoding GNAT family N-acetyltransferase → MNAHLTSAALYTRVKVRLARGRLRRLKGRIRPAGVGHSPLPLAVTPVAGRSLLLRPPQLSDADRYAAVLLAHADDLADQHPQPAGSTDPWSADEALLSWTDRLLTERAQARRGERFVELLLLSGQLVGEVSARIDHGTSSADLTLWVDAPAADGVSSRLVAERGMALFLLHIGQAAHPPRRYFSEVPERVEPATGDEPATGGELDRGALLESLGFHREGRLLDSRLYRGRPAAHDIWVAHDTDVFRRNLQAILDQA, encoded by the coding sequence GTGAACGCTCACCTGACTTCGGCCGCGCTCTACACGCGCGTGAAGGTCCGGCTTGCGCGCGGCCGGCTGCGGCGACTGAAGGGCCGGATTCGCCCCGCTGGAGTTGGCCATTCGCCGTTGCCGCTCGCGGTCACGCCGGTCGCCGGGCGTTCGCTGCTGCTGCGGCCGCCGCAGCTCAGTGACGCCGATCGGTACGCCGCGGTGCTACTGGCGCACGCCGACGACCTGGCCGACCAGCACCCGCAGCCGGCTGGATCGACCGATCCGTGGAGCGCCGACGAGGCATTACTGAGTTGGACTGATCGGCTGCTCACCGAGCGGGCCCAGGCGCGGCGCGGTGAGCGTTTCGTCGAGCTGTTGCTCCTCTCCGGCCAGCTGGTCGGCGAGGTGAGCGCGCGCATCGACCACGGCACCTCAAGCGCCGACCTGACGCTCTGGGTCGACGCGCCGGCCGCCGACGGGGTCTCCTCCCGGTTGGTCGCCGAACGGGGGATGGCCCTGTTTCTGCTGCACATCGGGCAGGCGGCGCACCCGCCGCGGCGCTACTTCAGTGAGGTTCCGGAGAGGGTTGAGCCCGCGACGGGCGACGAGCCGGCGACGGGCGGGGAATTGGATCGGGGTGCGCTACTGGAAAGCCTGGGTTTCCATCGCGAGGGACGCCTGCTGGATTCGCGTCTGTACCGCGGCCGCCCCGCTGCCCACGACATCTGGGTAGCGCACGATACGGATGTGTTTCGCCGCAATTTGCAGGCCATTCTCGATCAAGCCTGA
- a CDS encoding glycosyltransferase family 4 protein produces the protein MPTAATTKVYVDLATELDSEHWRRRHLRDEVPDATPYGLDRLEHYGVELTLRDPAFAAIGSNRGGWRCSAALGRVARTLRHRTGGAQFLEAALNLATRTRRQADVVLCYDERTGVPSALTPSRLGPPTVTGVGWLSRVADADPAMARLARLALPRAALVWTQCAPVLPLLRSEWGVAPSRIRFVPFGIDTDFYRRQPPPQRPDVVVSAGEDRYRDHQLLVDAVAALRGRHPGIHLELATGTSLRLPDGLVTQHTGRLDGAMRAVYQRGSVVAIALKPTVTGSGLSVVLEAMASGRPVVVTANPGIDDYVAHNETGLLVPAGDQAAMSAAISELLADPQRAAELGAAGAARVRANFTSEIMARQLAELLTSV, from the coding sequence ATGCCCACGGCCGCGACGACCAAGGTCTACGTCGACCTCGCCACGGAACTGGACAGCGAGCATTGGCGGCGGCGGCACCTGCGCGACGAGGTACCGGACGCGACACCGTATGGACTGGATCGCCTCGAGCACTACGGCGTCGAGCTGACTCTGCGTGATCCGGCCTTCGCCGCGATCGGTTCCAACCGCGGTGGTTGGCGCTGCAGCGCGGCCCTGGGCCGGGTCGCCCGCACGCTGCGCCATCGCACCGGCGGGGCCCAGTTTCTGGAGGCGGCGCTCAACCTGGCTACGCGGACGCGGCGGCAGGCTGATGTCGTGCTCTGTTACGACGAGCGCACCGGTGTCCCCTCGGCCCTGACACCGTCGCGGCTTGGACCACCGACGGTCACCGGCGTCGGGTGGCTGAGCCGGGTCGCCGACGCCGACCCGGCGATGGCCCGGCTGGCCCGGCTGGCCCTCCCCCGGGCGGCGCTGGTCTGGACGCAGTGCGCCCCGGTGCTGCCGCTGCTGCGCAGCGAGTGGGGAGTAGCGCCCAGCCGAATCCGCTTCGTGCCCTTCGGCATCGACACCGACTTCTACCGCCGGCAGCCACCGCCGCAGCGGCCGGACGTCGTGGTGAGCGCGGGCGAGGACCGCTACCGCGACCACCAGTTGCTCGTCGACGCGGTGGCGGCACTGCGGGGCCGGCACCCGGGGATTCACCTGGAACTTGCGACCGGAACGTCGCTGCGGCTGCCCGACGGCCTGGTGACCCAGCACACCGGTCGGCTGGATGGCGCGATGCGGGCGGTCTACCAACGGGGCAGTGTGGTGGCGATTGCCCTGAAACCGACCGTGACCGGGTCCGGCCTCTCGGTCGTGCTGGAGGCTATGGCCAGCGGCCGGCCGGTGGTGGTCACCGCCAATCCGGGGATCGACGACTACGTGGCGCACAACGAAACCGGGTTGCTGGTCCCGGCCGGTGACCAGGCGGCGATGAGCGCCGCGATCTCCGAGCTGCTGGCCGATCCGCAGCGGGCCGCCGAGCTGGGGGCCGCTGGGGCGGCCCGGGTCCGCGCCAACTTCACCAGCGAGATCATGGCCCGCCAGCTGGCCGAGCTGCTCACCAGCGTCTAG
- a CDS encoding dTDP-4-dehydrorhamnose 3,5-epimerase family protein produces MKVEDGSIGGVLLFTPTPFTDERGFFSRTFDTDVAAAAGVDPQSFRQDSQSRSHRRVIRGMHLRTGAGEAKLVRCSYGAILDVLLDLRPSSPTFRTLATYRLDDVSHRSLYIPAGVAHGWQALTEPADVCYRIDRSHDPREDLTIAHDDPDLAIPWPLPVGAMSERDRSAPRLSEVLHLL; encoded by the coding sequence ATGAAGGTCGAGGACGGCTCGATCGGCGGAGTCCTGCTCTTCACGCCGACGCCGTTCACCGACGAGCGCGGGTTCTTCAGCCGCACCTTCGACACCGACGTGGCCGCAGCGGCCGGCGTCGATCCGCAATCGTTTCGGCAGGACAGCCAGTCCCGGTCTCACCGACGGGTCATCCGCGGAATGCACCTGCGTACCGGGGCGGGCGAGGCGAAGTTGGTGCGCTGCTCCTACGGCGCGATCCTGGACGTGCTGCTCGACCTGCGGCCGAGCTCACCGACTTTCCGGACACTGGCGACGTACCGGCTCGACGACGTGTCGCACCGCAGCCTCTACATCCCGGCCGGGGTGGCGCACGGCTGGCAGGCCCTCACCGAACCAGCCGACGTCTGCTACCGGATCGACCGCAGCCATGATCCCCGCGAGGATCTCACCATCGCCCACGACGATCCTGACTTGGCCATCCCGTGGCCGCTGCCGGTCGGCGCCATGAGCGAGCGGGACCGCAGCGCACCCCGTTTGTCGGAGGTCCTTCACCTGCTGTGA
- a CDS encoding glutamate-1-semialdehyde 2,1-aminomutase, with the protein MTESKTLRSIELRRQLNRLVPGGAHTYAKGDDQYPEHLAPLLVRGSGCRVTDVDGNGYIEYGMGLRSVTLGHADSRVLDAVRAQLPDGANFTRPTELELRTAEDFLGLINTAEMVKFTKNGSDATSAAIRLARAATGRELVAICGDQPFFSTDDWFIGTTAMNAGIPKSVRDLTVSFRYNDLESLRRLLQAHPDQIACVILEAMSVACEPAAGFLEGLRALCSEHGVVLVFDEMITGFRYHNGGAQQLVGVTPDLSTFGKALGNGFAISALAGRRELMELGGFPPPDRDRVFLLSTTHGAEGHALAAARAVITAYRNDGIIETMQTQGAKLKAALTEVISAHELTEAFTLTGPGCNFVYGTRDGEGAPSQPFRTLFLQELLVRGVLAPSFVISAAHGDDDLDETVDAVDGALAVYARALDGGIEHYLNSRSVKPTFRGRA; encoded by the coding sequence GTGACCGAATCGAAGACGCTCCGTTCGATCGAGCTGCGTCGGCAGCTCAACCGACTCGTCCCGGGCGGCGCGCACACCTACGCCAAGGGAGACGACCAGTACCCGGAGCACCTCGCGCCGCTCCTGGTGAGGGGCAGTGGCTGTCGGGTGACCGACGTCGATGGCAACGGCTACATCGAATATGGGATGGGGCTGCGCTCGGTCACGCTCGGCCACGCCGATTCGCGCGTGCTGGACGCCGTCCGCGCCCAGCTTCCGGACGGGGCCAACTTCACCCGCCCGACGGAACTCGAGCTGCGCACGGCCGAGGATTTCCTCGGCCTGATCAACACCGCGGAGATGGTGAAGTTCACCAAGAACGGCTCGGATGCCACCAGTGCCGCGATCCGGCTCGCGCGGGCCGCCACCGGACGCGAGCTGGTCGCGATCTGCGGCGACCAGCCGTTCTTCTCCACCGACGACTGGTTCATCGGCACCACCGCGATGAATGCCGGCATTCCCAAGAGCGTGCGGGATCTGACCGTCTCCTTCCGCTACAACGACCTGGAGTCGCTCCGCCGGCTGCTGCAGGCCCACCCCGATCAGATCGCCTGCGTGATCCTGGAGGCGATGTCGGTGGCCTGCGAGCCGGCGGCCGGTTTCCTGGAGGGACTGCGGGCGCTGTGCAGCGAGCACGGGGTGGTGCTCGTCTTCGACGAGATGATCACCGGATTCCGATACCACAACGGCGGGGCGCAGCAACTGGTCGGCGTCACCCCGGACCTCTCCACCTTCGGCAAGGCGCTCGGCAACGGCTTCGCGATCTCCGCGCTGGCCGGCCGGCGGGAGCTGATGGAGCTGGGTGGCTTCCCGCCACCGGACCGCGACCGGGTCTTCCTGCTCTCGACGACGCACGGCGCGGAGGGACACGCGCTGGCGGCGGCCCGCGCCGTCATCACCGCCTACCGCAACGATGGCATCATCGAAACGATGCAGACCCAGGGCGCGAAGCTCAAGGCCGCGCTCACCGAGGTGATCTCAGCCCATGAGCTCACCGAAGCCTTCACCCTCACCGGCCCCGGCTGCAACTTCGTCTACGGCACCCGCGACGGCGAAGGCGCGCCATCCCAGCCGTTTCGCACGCTTTTCCTGCAGGAATTGCTGGTCCGCGGTGTGCTGGCACCCAGCTTCGTGATCAGCGCAGCGCATGGCGACGACGATCTCGACGAGACCGTCGATGCGGTGGACGGCGCGTTGGCGGTCTACGCCCGAGCCCTGGACGGCGGCATCGAGCACTACCTCAACAGCCGCTCGGTGAAGCCGACCTTCCGCGGTCGGGCATGA
- a CDS encoding PIG-L deacetylase family protein encodes MLELSLVAALRAQPRPVLVALGAHCDDVEIGAGATIAKLSQQVPGLTVVATVLASTPPRAAEAFTALPAFAAGAAVDLQVLELPDGRLPEHWLAVKEAVHATRDRADAAGGSPGSAAVVLAPSAQDAHQDHRLLGEIAPTVFRDQLILSYEILKYDGDLGRPNVYVAVSEEAARRKSQLLHEHFGSQRGHTWFDDETFLALMRIRGVECNQRYAEAFTAGKILL; translated from the coding sequence ATGCTGGAACTTTCGCTCGTGGCTGCGCTGCGGGCTCAACCACGCCCGGTGCTGGTCGCGCTGGGGGCGCACTGCGACGACGTCGAGATCGGGGCCGGGGCGACGATCGCAAAGCTTTCCCAGCAGGTTCCCGGTCTCACCGTGGTCGCCACCGTGCTCGCCTCGACCCCGCCCCGGGCGGCTGAGGCCTTCACGGCGCTGCCGGCCTTCGCCGCCGGCGCCGCCGTTGACCTGCAGGTCCTCGAACTCCCCGACGGCCGCCTGCCCGAGCACTGGCTGGCCGTCAAAGAGGCGGTGCACGCAACCCGGGACCGGGCCGACGCCGCCGGTGGCTCGCCCGGATCGGCCGCCGTGGTGCTGGCCCCGTCGGCGCAGGACGCGCATCAGGACCATCGGTTGCTCGGCGAGATCGCCCCGACCGTCTTCCGCGATCAGCTGATACTCAGCTACGAGATCCTGAAGTATGACGGCGATCTCGGCCGGCCGAACGTCTACGTGGCAGTGAGCGAGGAGGCGGCCCGGCGGAAGTCGCAGCTGCTGCATGAGCATTTCGGCTCGCAGCGGGGTCACACCTGGTTCGACGACGAGACGTTCCTGGCCCTGATGCGCATCCGCGGGGTGGAGTGCAACCAGCGCTACGCCGAGGCCTTCACGGCCGGCAAGATTCTGCTGTAA
- a CDS encoding O-antigen ligase produces MSAAVTDGSASLLVRARRLGTELRDRIRDFGWAPFTVCVSIVLLLVMRQSFTVPYTGVGQSPAQLLILVTGGLWVLTRLAGQRSGVRLGAIGIAVFAQFMAALIAFTAGAYALLTPSQVAASQRALITTCSLTAFLLFVVMSLRTTRQIEIALRCVLAAAAVSGIYALGYVVTGTDLGALVRLPGLKVNEAATAYENARRAGLARPRGAAGHPLELGALMTVVIPIGLGVCFAAQRRGTRVWPWSLATAIVAAAAAASLSRSAVIGTAAALLVMVPRWPVRRAVTLLAGLGIASVGAYLLGSKVLSAIVTLFVTGSQDGSLESRGYGRFYVYYAVGDHIWVGQGLGTYNVPIQPVLDNQYLDQLMETGVIGLTAFAGLLVTALLVATRVASQIDRWRVPNVDPVLAELASGVGGAMMVVITTNLVLDTYGFIQISTLMWILFAVVAAMRNVADIRPPFPDLELLTTGGSSASGHPASDRTAASPATASA; encoded by the coding sequence GTGAGCGCCGCTGTGACGGACGGTTCGGCCAGCCTGCTCGTCCGGGCCCGACGGCTCGGTACCGAACTGAGAGACCGGATTCGCGACTTCGGCTGGGCGCCGTTCACCGTCTGTGTGAGCATCGTGCTGCTGCTGGTGATGCGGCAGTCCTTCACCGTGCCGTACACCGGGGTCGGGCAGAGCCCGGCTCAGCTCCTGATCCTCGTCACCGGCGGGCTCTGGGTGCTGACCCGCCTCGCCGGCCAGCGCAGTGGCGTGCGGCTCGGGGCGATCGGGATCGCCGTCTTCGCCCAATTCATGGCCGCCCTGATCGCCTTCACCGCCGGCGCCTATGCGCTGCTGACTCCGAGCCAGGTCGCCGCCAGTCAGCGAGCGCTCATCACCACCTGCAGCCTCACCGCGTTCCTTCTCTTCGTGGTGATGAGCCTGCGCACGACGCGGCAGATCGAGATCGCGCTGCGCTGCGTACTGGCGGCGGCTGCGGTGAGCGGGATCTACGCGCTCGGCTACGTGGTCACCGGCACCGATCTCGGGGCGCTGGTGCGCCTGCCCGGGCTGAAGGTGAACGAGGCGGCGACGGCCTATGAGAACGCCCGGCGGGCGGGCCTGGCCCGCCCCCGGGGAGCAGCCGGGCACCCGCTGGAACTCGGGGCACTGATGACCGTGGTGATCCCGATCGGTCTGGGGGTCTGCTTCGCCGCGCAGCGCCGGGGCACGCGGGTCTGGCCCTGGAGCCTGGCCACCGCGATCGTCGCCGCCGCGGCCGCCGCGTCACTCTCACGCAGCGCGGTCATCGGCACCGCGGCCGCCCTGCTGGTGATGGTGCCTCGCTGGCCGGTGCGCCGCGCGGTCACCCTGCTGGCCGGTCTGGGGATCGCATCGGTGGGCGCCTACCTGCTCGGTTCGAAGGTTCTGTCGGCCATCGTCACGCTCTTCGTCACCGGCTCCCAGGACGGGTCGCTCGAGTCGCGCGGCTACGGGCGCTTCTACGTCTACTACGCGGTCGGGGACCACATCTGGGTCGGCCAGGGGCTGGGCACCTACAACGTCCCCATCCAACCGGTGCTGGACAACCAATACCTCGACCAGTTGATGGAGACCGGCGTCATCGGCCTCACCGCCTTCGCCGGGCTTCTGGTGACGGCGCTGCTGGTCGCGACGCGGGTGGCCAGCCAGATCGACCGGTGGCGGGTGCCGAACGTCGACCCGGTGCTGGCCGAACTCGCCTCCGGCGTCGGCGGCGCGATGATGGTTGTAATCACGACCAATCTGGTGCTGGACACCTATGGATTCATTCAGATCTCGACGCTGATGTGGATTCTCTTCGCGGTGGTCGCCGCGATGCGCAACGTCGCTGACATCCGGCCACCCTTCCCGGATCTGGAGCTGCTGACTACCGGCGGATCCAGCGCATCTGGTCATCCAGCTTCTGATCGGACTGCAGCTTCGCCAGCCACGGCAAGCGCTTGA
- a CDS encoding class I SAM-dependent methyltransferase — protein sequence MSIVMGIVAQCRWCSERLDEVVLDLGRQPAADDFPLLSDSAQTEVFPLQMAVCGRCGLAQLVEDLTVADEPRGIEPEALIQQANQAIVMVAASGLLGAGTRVVEFDSPHGGSWRPRLVERGVVDLTDADEADAQGEPADLVIDVFSLMHDADQRKALAARVDRLAPEGTLLLQFHPLTTIVDLGQWNALRHGHMAYYSVTALVGMLAEFGLTPATAWAFPLYGTTLLLSFRRGAEPDASVRRLLEADRRCRATDPAYAASLQDDLSRTTSELRTWLVAAQAAGLKVAGYAAASRAVPLLNAAQIGPDLISFVADSAPAKAGRVIPGVGIEVVGVQRLVESGADRVLLFVPDLLDEVRRDIPAIEASGGRWVLAEPSPREVAVEPTGSGSSAAVA from the coding sequence GTGAGCATCGTGATGGGGATCGTTGCTCAATGCCGCTGGTGCTCAGAGCGACTCGACGAGGTGGTACTCGACCTGGGTCGGCAGCCGGCGGCGGATGATTTTCCGTTACTGAGCGACTCCGCTCAGACGGAGGTCTTTCCGCTGCAGATGGCCGTCTGCGGTCGGTGTGGGTTGGCGCAGCTGGTTGAGGACCTCACGGTCGCCGACGAACCGCGCGGCATCGAGCCGGAGGCCCTCATCCAGCAGGCCAATCAGGCGATCGTCATGGTGGCCGCCTCGGGCCTGCTCGGCGCGGGCACCCGGGTCGTCGAGTTCGACAGCCCGCACGGTGGCAGCTGGCGGCCCCGGCTGGTCGAACGGGGCGTGGTCGACCTCACGGACGCTGACGAGGCCGACGCGCAAGGCGAACCGGCCGATCTGGTGATCGACGTCTTCTCGCTCATGCACGACGCTGATCAGCGCAAGGCGCTCGCTGCTCGAGTCGACCGGCTGGCCCCGGAGGGGACTCTGCTACTGCAGTTCCATCCGCTCACCACGATCGTCGACCTCGGCCAGTGGAACGCCCTTCGGCATGGACACATGGCCTACTACAGCGTCACCGCCCTCGTCGGCATGCTCGCCGAGTTCGGACTGACACCGGCCACGGCTTGGGCCTTCCCGCTTTACGGCACGACGCTGCTGCTCTCCTTCCGGCGCGGTGCCGAGCCCGACGCCTCGGTGCGCCGGCTGCTCGAGGCCGACCGTCGCTGCCGCGCCACCGACCCGGCCTATGCCGCCTCGCTGCAGGACGATCTCAGCCGCACTACCAGTGAACTGCGGACCTGGCTGGTCGCCGCCCAGGCCGCTGGGCTCAAGGTCGCCGGCTATGCGGCGGCGTCGCGCGCGGTGCCGCTGCTGAACGCGGCTCAGATCGGTCCGGACCTGATCTCGTTCGTCGCTGACAGTGCGCCGGCCAAGGCCGGGCGGGTCATTCCCGGAGTCGGCATCGAAGTGGTCGGCGTGCAGCGCCTCGTCGAGTCCGGCGCGGATCGAGTGCTGCTCTTCGTCCCCGATCTGCTCGACGAGGTTCGCCGCGACATCCCCGCGATCGAGGCGTCCGGGGGGCGCTGGGTGCTCGCTGAACCGTCGCCCCGCGAAGTGGCGGTCGAGCCGACCGGTTCCGGGTCGAGTGCGGCGGTGGCCTAG